The following proteins are encoded in a genomic region of Hymenobacter siberiensis:
- a CDS encoding YceI family protein, translating into MSDTTATATKWVLDPMHSEVQFKIKHLVISTVTGSFSTFAGSMESAGDDKFENAQVEFSLDVESISTNQEQRDAHLRGEEFFDAAKFPQIKFVSTSFVSTGGNEYKVTGNLTVKDVTKPVTLEAEYGGSAVDFYGNHKAGFEVTGKINRKEFGLTWGAVTEAGSIVLGDDVKLIINVQFAKQA; encoded by the coding sequence ATGTCCGATACCACCGCCACCGCCACCAAATGGGTGCTCGACCCGATGCACTCAGAAGTTCAGTTCAAAATCAAGCACCTGGTGATTTCCACCGTCACAGGCTCGTTCAGCACCTTCGCGGGCTCGATGGAGTCGGCCGGAGACGACAAGTTTGAGAATGCCCAGGTGGAGTTTTCGCTCGACGTAGAGAGCATCAGCACCAACCAGGAACAGCGCGACGCGCACCTGCGCGGCGAGGAATTTTTCGACGCGGCCAAATTTCCGCAAATCAAGTTTGTGTCGACTTCCTTCGTGAGCACCGGCGGCAACGAGTACAAGGTGACCGGCAACCTGACCGTGAAAGATGTAACCAAGCCCGTGACCCTGGAAGCCGAATACGGCGGCTCGGCCGTCGATTTCTACGGCAACCACAAGGCCGGCTTCGAGGTAACCGGCAAAATCAACCGCAAGGAATTCGGCCTCACCTGGGGTGCCGTCACCGAAGCCGGCTCCATTGTGTTGGGCGACGACGTGAAGCTGATTATCAACGTGCAGTTTGCCAAGCAGGCCTAA
- a CDS encoding TonB-dependent receptor plug domain-containing protein, which produces MSFSTRLRLRRAWPPAALLAVVALSAAAFHSPTDDDVVRRLVLSVQRFYAAALPEKAYLHLDKPWYTAGETIWLKAYVVDAERHQPDTLSKVLHVELLNANSQLVARRNLRLEAGLAPGDVALPDTLSPGNYTLRAYTGWMRNAGPTFFYSRQVAIWPAAPVETPDSKPAAVRARAAAARQLAQSVATPPDVQFFPEGGNLVAGLENTVAFKVTDFAAHGIDVEGKVFDGDNKLVAAFGSSHLGMGTFVLTPVAGQRYHAVLAPAAVPLTVPLPAVQASGYTLHVVTLTNDYLVAIRQQGGSGGPVLLLGQVRGTAAYVGRGQVSGTETFTARIPKSKFPAGIVHFTLFDGQGAPLAERLAFAQTDPGLRVTLTPDRPSYGSRQPVRVRVAVANAAGEPVAANLSLAVTDAGVAEAEANAETIASNLLLTSDLAGYVETPGYYFQNPTPETAQHLDALLLTQGWRRFAWTNVLSNKAPVQNFGVERSVSVLGQILQRNGKPVPGGKLNFLQTAPTKLFMATTADEEGRFLFNGIGGCDTIHVTLQSRTGKDGRNAELHLDPGPPVLRRPMFPLPMQVPGSLADALARSQQQRTIERKFRLDTTKTILLGGVMVKGAKAVVSDPRRLYPSTGATVLKMDDYPGSGSNTVLQMLQGRVAGVTVTGTGENTNVLIRGVTSFAGSSSPLFLLDGVPVDVSALAYFPATDAESIEVLKGGQAAIYGSRGSNGVIAVYSRRRSPNYKPSSAPAPGVAVLHLPAYYCGREFYVPRYDAPKTNREFPDARRSTLYWNPTVQTDAAGQAEVRFFTSDAKGAFQLRTEGLSRGGQPAQGQGTLRVE; this is translated from the coding sequence ATGTCGTTTTCTACCCGTTTACGCCTGCGCCGGGCGTGGCCGCCGGCCGCCCTGCTGGCCGTTGTAGCGCTGAGCGCCGCCGCCTTTCACTCGCCCACCGACGATGATGTGGTGCGCCGCCTTGTGCTGAGTGTGCAGCGGTTTTATGCCGCTGCACTACCCGAAAAAGCTTATCTGCACCTCGATAAGCCTTGGTACACGGCCGGCGAAACCATCTGGCTGAAAGCCTACGTGGTAGACGCCGAACGCCACCAGCCCGACACCCTGAGCAAGGTGCTGCACGTAGAGCTGCTGAACGCCAACAGCCAGCTGGTGGCCCGCCGTAACCTGCGCCTGGAAGCCGGCCTGGCCCCCGGCGACGTGGCCCTGCCCGATACCCTCAGCCCCGGTAACTACACCCTGCGGGCCTATACCGGCTGGATGCGCAACGCCGGCCCCACCTTTTTCTATAGCCGCCAGGTGGCCATCTGGCCCGCGGCCCCGGTCGAAACCCCCGACTCGAAGCCGGCGGCCGTGCGGGCCCGGGCCGCCGCCGCCCGCCAGCTGGCCCAGTCCGTGGCCACGCCGCCCGACGTGCAGTTTTTCCCCGAAGGCGGCAACCTGGTGGCCGGCCTCGAAAACACCGTGGCATTTAAAGTCACCGACTTTGCCGCCCACGGCATCGATGTGGAGGGCAAAGTATTTGATGGGGATAATAAACTCGTTGCCGCGTTTGGCAGTAGTCATTTGGGCATGGGCACGTTTGTGCTCACCCCGGTGGCGGGGCAGCGCTACCACGCGGTGCTGGCCCCGGCGGCCGTGCCGCTCACGGTGCCCTTGCCGGCGGTGCAGGCCAGCGGCTACACGCTGCACGTCGTCACCCTCACCAACGACTACCTGGTGGCCATCCGGCAGCAGGGGGGCAGTGGCGGGCCGGTGCTGCTGCTGGGCCAGGTGCGCGGCACGGCGGCCTACGTGGGCCGGGGCCAGGTGTCGGGTACCGAGACCTTCACGGCGCGCATTCCGAAAAGTAAGTTCCCGGCCGGCATTGTGCATTTCACGCTTTTTGATGGGCAGGGTGCGCCGCTGGCCGAGCGGCTGGCCTTTGCCCAAACCGACCCGGGCCTGCGCGTTACCCTCACGCCCGACCGGCCCAGCTACGGCAGCCGTCAGCCGGTGCGCGTGCGTGTGGCCGTAGCCAATGCTGCCGGCGAGCCGGTGGCCGCCAACCTGTCGCTGGCCGTAACCGATGCCGGCGTGGCCGAGGCCGAGGCCAACGCCGAAACTATCGCATCGAATCTATTACTGACTTCTGACCTGGCGGGCTACGTCGAAACCCCCGGCTACTACTTCCAGAACCCCACCCCCGAAACCGCCCAGCACCTCGACGCCCTGCTGCTCACGCAGGGCTGGCGGCGCTTTGCCTGGACCAACGTGTTGAGCAACAAGGCCCCGGTGCAGAATTTTGGCGTTGAGCGCTCGGTGAGCGTACTGGGTCAGATACTGCAGCGCAACGGCAAGCCGGTGCCGGGCGGCAAGCTCAACTTTCTGCAAACTGCGCCCACCAAGCTGTTTATGGCCACTACTGCCGACGAGGAAGGCCGTTTTCTGTTCAACGGTATTGGCGGCTGCGACACCATTCATGTAACGCTGCAGTCCCGCACCGGTAAAGACGGCCGCAATGCCGAGCTGCACCTCGACCCCGGCCCGCCCGTGCTGCGCCGGCCAATGTTCCCGCTACCCATGCAGGTACCGGGCTCCCTGGCCGATGCCCTGGCCCGCAGCCAGCAGCAGCGCACCATCGAACGCAAGTTTCGGCTCGATACCACCAAAACCATCCTGCTCGGCGGTGTCATGGTGAAGGGGGCCAAGGCCGTGGTCAGCGACCCGCGCCGCCTCTATCCGTCCACGGGCGCTACCGTGCTGAAAATGGACGATTACCCCGGCAGCGGCAGCAACACGGTGCTCCAGATGCTGCAGGGCCGGGTAGCGGGCGTCACCGTTACCGGTACCGGCGAAAACACCAACGTGTTGATTCGGGGCGTCACCAGCTTTGCCGGCAGCTCCTCTCCGTTGTTTCTGCTCGACGGCGTGCCCGTGGACGTGAGCGCCCTGGCTTACTTCCCGGCTACTGATGCCGAAAGCATTGAAGTTCTGAAAGGCGGCCAAGCCGCGATTTACGGCAGCCGTGGTTCCAATGGCGTTATTGCCGTGTATTCGCGGCGCCGCAGCCCCAATTACAAGCCCTCGTCAGCGCCCGCGCCGGGCGTGGCCGTGCTGCATCTGCCGGCCTACTACTGCGGCCGCGAATTCTACGTGCCGCGCTACGACGCGCCCAAAACCAACCGGGAATTTCCCGATGCCCGCCGCTCCACGCTCTACTGGAACCCCACCGTGCAGACCGATGCCGCCGGCCAGGCCGAAGTACGCTTCTTCACCTCCGATGCCAAAGGCGCGTTTCAGCTCCGCACCGAAGGCCTGTCCCGTGGTGGCCAGCCCGCCCAGGGCCAGGGCACACTGCGCGTGGAGTAG
- a CDS encoding alpha/beta fold hydrolase, whose product MTSSASPILDRSNVTISSATGPGTQAIVFLHGLGGDQHDWRLIAPAFENHYQVILLDLIGAGQSDLSAYQSTTSHSTLDGHATDLLGVLSALALHDVVFVGHSVAAMIGVIAAVREPQRFAKMVLISPSPRFVNEKGYAGGFEQKDINELLAAMEADYNGWAHGFPPVMAGQQDSPELAMALTNSFVRTNPEIARHFARVTFFSDTRAELGFLTIPTLIVQSAHDVIAPLAVGHYINEQLADSRMVVIETNGHLPHLSAPQQTLSAMDHFLHHETML is encoded by the coding sequence ATGACTTCATCCGCTAGCCCTATTCTCGACCGCAGCAATGTTACCATTTCCAGCGCTACCGGCCCCGGCACCCAGGCCATCGTCTTTCTGCACGGCCTCGGCGGCGACCAGCACGACTGGCGCCTCATCGCCCCCGCCTTTGAAAACCATTACCAGGTTATCCTGCTCGACCTGATTGGGGCCGGCCAGTCCGACCTCAGCGCCTACCAGTCCACCACCTCCCACAGCACCCTCGACGGCCACGCCACCGACCTGCTGGGCGTACTCAGCGCCCTGGCCCTGCACGATGTCGTGTTCGTGGGTCATTCGGTGGCCGCCATGATTGGCGTAATTGCCGCCGTGCGCGAGCCCCAGCGCTTCGCCAAAATGGTATTGATTTCGCCCTCCCCGCGCTTCGTCAATGAGAAGGGCTACGCGGGCGGCTTCGAACAAAAGGATATTAACGAGCTGCTGGCTGCCATGGAGGCCGACTACAACGGCTGGGCGCACGGCTTCCCGCCCGTAATGGCGGGCCAGCAGGACTCGCCCGAGCTGGCAATGGCCCTCACCAACAGCTTCGTGCGCACCAACCCCGAAATCGCCAGGCATTTCGCCCGCGTCACCTTTTTCTCCGATACCCGCGCCGAGCTGGGCTTCCTCACCATCCCCACGCTCATCGTGCAGTCGGCGCACGACGTTATCGCGCCGCTGGCCGTGGGCCACTACATCAACGAGCAGCTGGCCGACAGCCGCATGGTGGTTATCGAAACCAACGGCCACCTCCCCCACCTCAGCGCCCCGCAGCAAACCCTTTCGGCCATGGACCACTTCCTGCACCACGAAACCATGCTGTAG
- the msrA gene encoding peptide-methionine (S)-S-oxide reductase MsrA, which produces MKSQLKSLFGIGLLAFTFACGSQQPADAQNPPRSTAGFAPTNLTGLAQATFAGGCFWAQEEAFEQLKGVKQVVSGYAGGTKANPTYEEVADKTTGHTETVQIYYDPKVISYQKLADIFFTASHDPTQLNRQGPDAGPEYRSAAFYRTPEEKKVLETTIAKVNATKEYDGKIVTQVVPFQKFWPAEDYHQGYYRLHPESSYIIHVSAHKVEHVQKLFPKDLKNPL; this is translated from the coding sequence ATGAAAAGTCAATTGAAATCCCTTTTTGGCATTGGCCTGCTGGCCTTCACGTTTGCCTGCGGCTCGCAGCAGCCCGCCGATGCTCAGAACCCGCCGCGCTCCACGGCCGGCTTCGCGCCCACCAACCTGACCGGGCTGGCCCAGGCCACCTTTGCCGGCGGCTGCTTTTGGGCGCAGGAAGAGGCCTTTGAGCAGCTAAAGGGCGTGAAGCAGGTGGTGAGCGGCTACGCCGGCGGCACCAAGGCCAACCCCACCTACGAGGAAGTGGCCGACAAAACCACCGGCCACACCGAGACAGTGCAGATATACTACGACCCCAAAGTCATCAGCTACCAGAAGCTGGCCGACATTTTCTTTACCGCCTCGCACGACCCCACCCAGCTCAACCGCCAAGGGCCCGATGCCGGGCCGGAGTACCGCTCGGCCGCGTTCTACCGCACCCCGGAGGAAAAGAAGGTGCTGGAAACGACCATTGCCAAAGTCAACGCCACGAAGGAGTACGACGGCAAGATTGTGACCCAAGTAGTGCCGTTCCAGAAGTTCTGGCCCGCCGAGGACTACCACCAGGGCTACTACCGCCTGCACCCCGAAAGCTCCTATATTATCCACGTATCGGCGCACAAAGTAGAGCATGTGCAGAAGCTATTTCCCAAAGACCTCAAAAACCCGCTGTAG
- a CDS encoding PAS domain-containing sensor histidine kinase produces the protein MSFATPPALDFELLFSLLPAPHGVLAPDGTVLHLNAAMVALLPAGTAPDALIGQPLAVLRAAAEAGGAVLAASTAWAPALAAALAGTAQVLMPAPVPSGLAAPHGYWQATLQPIPPPQARYVLLRLLDVTPQLHSQLVAEQEQERFRFLAESLPQLVWATNAQGEPDYTNQRFLTYTGHDVLQMSEAEKAVLWQQIIHPDDLAGMYARWGEALHNAQPFELEFRMRGVAGEYRWFLSQVVAQRGADGQVQRWFGLCTDIDARYRAQVLMDDQQRHMQRILDQLPLTITSMEAPDFRFTFLSARARESMGSRASIGTTVAESLPEIADQGYLQLLQQVVATGQPVLGHEERSILTDPTTGELREYYNNFGYLPLAGEPGAAPGVLAYSLDVTEQVQARQRSEALLAEARAADQRLRHVTESLPSITFISDQTGQVLYLSPQWYAYTGTQLGDDLANAWTACLHPDDSARVATEYAVALAAGTPWHYELRLRRHDGEYRWFMSQGVPEPLADAVGHARQWFGSDLDIHELHEARYSLEVKDRQLSQILAQAPAFIATFEGPDHRYSFFNAGYYQLMSPRPHLGQPVAEVQPEVARQGFLKLLDRVYQTGQPFVGHEMLIRLPGHHPTESLTEHYLDLNLVPLRDNQDRVYGVLSFALEVTERVHARQHAEALAAEMNRRNEQVNAITASVPVFIFNFDPSGYITYTNPYFYEYTGLSPAAAPNAAWDFLPPDDRAAVSTVAQAAMAAGEAWQATFRCRRHDGELRWFQTKVQPYTNAAEQLAGFSAATVEIHDLHERTEELTRSRTDFAALADNMAQLAWMADATGHIFWYNQRWYDYTGATFETMQGEGWQAVHAPTLLADINARYQVAIQAGQPWEDTFPLRRHDGEYRWFLSRARPIRDEATGAVVRWFGTNTDVTELRHLQTQLAASEEEQRIQVESIPQQVWTARPDGTVDFYNHRTAAYLGEAMEKNGAAEWLSFVHPDDRAPMEQRWQAAIASQRYYEAEFRLRRYDGQYRWFLGQAQARRAPGGHILKWYGTNTDVHQQRVLQEQVLASQARFKQLLETLPQLAWTARPDGSINYYNQRWYDLLDTSFEELKGWGWEQFIHPDDLTGTLRHWRHSLRTGETFTNEHRWRDKQGHYRWFMARGEAIRDAHGEVVLWVGTNTDVHDLKQAQHQLESQNARLRRTNEDLDNFIYTASHDLKQPINNMAGIFEELTRTAYFRDPDAIKLINYFERALARIYATIDDLSAIVQVQRQQQEMPAEAVSLSQLTDEILASLHDQITQTGATFALDFATYPVVTFVRLNLQSVLFNLISNSLKYAAPGRPPRIRLSSTPDALTGRPTLTVQDNGLGIDLDRFGPQLFQLFRRFHPQVDGTGMGLYLVNRIVQNHGGRLEVSSKVDEGTTFQIYL, from the coding sequence ATGTCGTTTGCTACCCCACCAGCGCTGGATTTTGAGCTGCTGTTCTCGCTGCTGCCCGCGCCCCACGGCGTATTAGCACCCGATGGCACGGTGCTGCACCTGAACGCGGCCATGGTTGCCCTGCTGCCCGCCGGCACCGCGCCCGATGCCCTCATCGGCCAGCCGCTGGCCGTACTGCGCGCCGCCGCCGAGGCGGGTGGTGCCGTGCTGGCGGCCAGCACCGCCTGGGCTCCGGCCCTGGCAGCCGCGCTGGCCGGCACGGCCCAAGTCCTGATGCCAGCCCCGGTGCCCTCCGGCCTGGCCGCACCGCACGGCTACTGGCAGGCCACGCTCCAGCCCATTCCACCGCCGCAGGCGCGCTATGTGCTGCTGCGCCTGCTCGACGTGACGCCACAGCTGCACAGCCAGCTGGTGGCCGAGCAAGAGCAGGAGCGGTTCCGGTTTCTGGCCGAAAGCCTGCCGCAGCTCGTGTGGGCCACCAACGCGCAGGGCGAGCCTGATTATACCAATCAGCGCTTCCTGACCTACACCGGCCACGACGTGCTGCAGATGAGCGAAGCGGAAAAAGCCGTTTTGTGGCAGCAGATTATTCATCCCGATGACCTGGCCGGGATGTACGCCCGCTGGGGCGAGGCGCTGCACAACGCGCAGCCCTTCGAGCTGGAGTTCCGGATGCGCGGCGTGGCGGGCGAGTACCGCTGGTTTCTTTCGCAGGTGGTGGCCCAGCGCGGGGCCGATGGGCAGGTGCAGCGCTGGTTTGGCCTGTGCACCGATATAGACGCCCGCTACCGCGCCCAGGTGCTCATGGATGACCAGCAGCGCCACATGCAGCGCATTCTCGACCAGCTGCCGCTCACCATCACCTCGATGGAAGCGCCCGATTTTCGGTTTACTTTTCTCTCGGCCCGCGCCCGGGAGTCGATGGGTTCCCGGGCCAGCATCGGCACGACCGTAGCCGAGAGCCTACCCGAAATCGCCGACCAGGGCTACCTTCAGCTTCTGCAGCAGGTAGTGGCCACCGGACAGCCCGTGCTGGGCCACGAAGAGCGTTCCATCCTGACCGACCCCACCACCGGCGAGCTCCGCGAGTATTACAACAACTTCGGCTACCTGCCGCTGGCCGGCGAGCCCGGGGCCGCCCCCGGCGTGCTGGCCTACAGCCTCGACGTGACCGAGCAGGTGCAGGCCCGCCAGCGTAGTGAAGCCCTGCTGGCCGAGGCCCGCGCCGCCGACCAGCGCCTGCGCCACGTGACGGAAAGCCTGCCGTCCATCACCTTCATCAGCGACCAGACCGGGCAGGTGCTCTACCTCAGCCCGCAGTGGTATGCCTACACCGGCACCCAGCTGGGCGATGACCTGGCCAATGCCTGGACTGCCTGCCTGCACCCCGACGACAGCGCCCGCGTGGCCACCGAATACGCCGTTGCGCTGGCCGCCGGCACGCCGTGGCACTACGAGCTGCGCCTGCGCCGCCACGATGGCGAATACCGCTGGTTTATGAGCCAGGGCGTGCCCGAGCCGCTGGCCGATGCCGTGGGCCACGCCCGGCAGTGGTTCGGCTCCGACCTCGACATTCACGAGCTACACGAGGCCCGGTATAGCCTCGAAGTTAAAGACCGGCAGCTAAGCCAGATTCTGGCCCAGGCCCCGGCGTTTATTGCCACGTTTGAGGGCCCCGACCACCGCTACTCTTTCTTCAACGCCGGCTACTACCAGCTGATGAGCCCCCGCCCCCACCTGGGCCAGCCCGTGGCCGAGGTGCAGCCCGAAGTGGCCAGGCAGGGCTTTCTGAAGCTGCTCGACCGCGTGTACCAGACCGGCCAGCCATTTGTGGGGCACGAAATGCTCATTCGGCTGCCCGGCCACCACCCCACCGAATCCCTGACGGAGCACTACTTGGACCTGAACCTGGTGCCCCTGCGCGACAACCAAGACCGGGTGTATGGCGTGCTGAGCTTTGCCCTGGAAGTAACCGAGCGCGTGCACGCCCGCCAGCACGCCGAGGCCCTGGCGGCCGAAATGAACCGCCGCAACGAGCAGGTGAACGCCATCACCGCTTCGGTGCCGGTGTTCATTTTCAACTTCGACCCCAGCGGCTACATCACCTACACCAACCCGTACTTCTACGAATACACCGGCCTGAGCCCGGCCGCTGCGCCCAACGCGGCCTGGGACTTCCTGCCGCCCGACGACCGCGCCGCCGTGAGCACCGTGGCCCAGGCGGCCATGGCGGCCGGCGAAGCCTGGCAGGCCACCTTCCGCTGCCGCCGGCACGATGGCGAGCTGCGCTGGTTTCAGACCAAAGTGCAGCCCTACACCAATGCCGCCGAGCAGCTGGCCGGCTTCAGCGCGGCCACCGTGGAGATTCACGACCTGCACGAGCGCACCGAGGAGCTGACCCGCAGCCGCACCGACTTTGCCGCGCTGGCCGACAACATGGCCCAGCTGGCCTGGATGGCCGACGCCACGGGCCATATTTTCTGGTATAACCAACGCTGGTACGATTACACCGGAGCCACTTTTGAAACCATGCAGGGCGAGGGCTGGCAGGCCGTGCACGCCCCCACCCTGCTGGCAGACATCAATGCCCGGTACCAAGTGGCTATTCAGGCCGGGCAGCCGTGGGAAGACACCTTCCCGCTGCGCCGCCACGACGGCGAGTACCGCTGGTTCCTGAGCCGCGCCCGGCCCATCCGCGACGAAGCTACCGGCGCGGTGGTGCGCTGGTTCGGCACCAACACCGACGTGACCGAGCTGCGCCACCTGCAAACCCAACTGGCCGCCAGCGAGGAAGAGCAGCGCATTCAGGTCGAGAGCATTCCGCAGCAGGTGTGGACGGCCCGGCCCGATGGCACCGTGGACTTCTACAACCATCGCACGGCCGCCTACCTGGGCGAAGCCATGGAGAAAAACGGCGCGGCGGAGTGGCTCAGCTTCGTGCACCCCGACGACCGCGCCCCCATGGAGCAGCGGTGGCAGGCCGCCATTGCCAGCCAGCGCTACTACGAGGCCGAATTCCGCCTGCGCCGCTACGATGGCCAGTACCGCTGGTTTCTGGGCCAAGCCCAGGCCCGCCGCGCTCCCGGCGGCCACATCCTGAAATGGTACGGCACCAACACCGATGTGCACCAGCAGCGCGTGCTGCAGGAGCAGGTGCTGGCCAGCCAGGCCCGCTTCAAGCAGTTGCTCGAAACCCTGCCCCAACTGGCCTGGACAGCCCGACCCGATGGCAGCATCAACTATTATAACCAGCGCTGGTACGACCTGCTGGACACCTCGTTTGAAGAGCTGAAGGGCTGGGGCTGGGAACAGTTTATCCACCCCGATGACCTGACCGGCACCCTGCGCCACTGGCGCCATAGCCTACGCACCGGCGAAACCTTCACCAACGAGCACCGCTGGCGCGACAAGCAGGGCCACTACCGCTGGTTTATGGCCCGCGGCGAAGCCATCCGGGATGCCCACGGGGAGGTGGTGCTGTGGGTGGGCACCAACACCGACGTGCACGATTTGAAGCAGGCCCAGCACCAGCTCGAAAGCCAGAATGCCCGCCTGCGACGCACCAACGAGGACCTGGACAATTTCATCTACACGGCCTCGCACGACCTCAAGCAGCCCATCAACAACATGGCCGGCATTTTTGAGGAGCTCACCCGCACGGCCTATTTCCGCGACCCCGACGCCATCAAGCTCATCAACTACTTTGAGCGCGCCCTGGCCCGGATTTATGCCACCATCGACGACCTCAGCGCCATTGTGCAGGTGCAGCGCCAGCAGCAGGAAATGCCGGCCGAAGCCGTGAGCCTGAGTCAGCTGACGGACGAAATATTAGCCAGCCTGCACGACCAGATTACCCAGACCGGGGCCACGTTTGCGCTGGATTTTGCCACGTATCCGGTGGTCACATTTGTGCGCCTCAACCTGCAAAGCGTCCTGTTCAACCTCATCAGCAACTCGCTGAAATACGCCGCCCCCGGCCGGCCGCCGCGCATCCGCCTCAGCAGCACCCCCGATGCCCTCACCGGCCGCCCCACCCTCACGGTGCAGGACAACGGCCTGGGCATCGACCTCGACCGCTTTGGCCCGCAGCTGTTCCAGCTCTTCCGCCGCTTCCATCCGCAGGTCGACGGTACCGGCATGGGCCTCTACCTCGTCAACCGCATTGTGCAGAACCACGGCGGCCGGCTCGAAGTGAGCAGCAAGGTGGACGAGGGCACCACGTTTCAGATTTATTTGTGA
- a CDS encoding fatty acid desaturase — translation MASAPNAFTVATAPEPHRVRTRQIIKAHPEVKQLMTRNPTTFLIGLGCVVAQVAIAYFLRGQAWYWTIPVAYLVGAFFSHTLFVVIHEAAHNLVFRKLWQNVATGILANFPSIFPTAISFKNFHIKHHVFQGVHELDADLPDWYEAKLINNYSIGKAIWLFFFPVFQLIRTIRCREIATVDKYVFANIAAQIAFDVAIVYFFGWTALLYLFLSFWFSVGLHPLGARWIQEHYLTLSDSQETYSYYGRLNGINLNVGFHNEHHDMPSIPWNNLPKLKTVAPEFYEPLLAHTSYTKLFFMFLFDQEISLYSRITRKERGTATLKDMSVPDKELLSA, via the coding sequence ATGGCTTCAGCACCTAATGCTTTCACCGTGGCCACGGCCCCCGAGCCGCACCGCGTGCGCACCCGCCAAATCATCAAGGCCCACCCCGAGGTGAAGCAGCTGATGACGCGCAACCCCACTACCTTCCTCATTGGGCTGGGCTGCGTGGTGGCGCAGGTGGCCATTGCGTACTTTCTGCGTGGTCAGGCCTGGTACTGGACCATTCCGGTGGCGTATCTGGTGGGCGCGTTTTTCTCGCACACGCTGTTTGTGGTCATTCACGAGGCGGCCCACAACCTGGTGTTTCGCAAGCTGTGGCAGAACGTGGCCACCGGCATTCTGGCCAACTTCCCGTCGATTTTCCCCACGGCCATCAGCTTCAAGAATTTTCACATCAAGCACCACGTTTTTCAGGGCGTACACGAGCTCGATGCCGACCTGCCCGACTGGTACGAGGCCAAGCTGATTAACAACTACAGCATTGGGAAAGCCATCTGGCTGTTTTTCTTCCCGGTGTTTCAGCTCATTCGCACCATCCGCTGTCGCGAAATTGCTACCGTCGACAAGTATGTTTTTGCCAACATCGCTGCCCAGATTGCCTTCGACGTGGCCATCGTGTATTTCTTCGGCTGGACGGCCCTGCTGTACCTATTCCTGAGCTTCTGGTTTTCGGTGGGTCTGCACCCGCTCGGGGCGCGCTGGATTCAGGAGCACTACCTCACCCTGAGCGACTCGCAGGAAACCTATTCCTACTATGGCCGTCTCAACGGTATCAACCTCAACGTGGGCTTTCACAACGAGCACCACGACATGCCCAGCATTCCGTGGAACAACCTGCCCAAGCTCAAAACCGTGGCCCCCGAGTTCTACGAGCCCCTGCTGGCCCACACCAGCTATACCAAGCTCTTCTTCATGTTCCTGTTCGACCAGGAAATCAGCCTCTACTCGCGCATTACGCGCAAGGAGCGCGGCACCGCCACCCTCAAGGATATGAGCGTGCCCGATAAGGAGTTGCTCTCGGCCTAG